One genomic region from Bradyrhizobium icense encodes:
- a CDS encoding GNAT family N-acetyltransferase, which yields MASSEITLEAVPSVSDVKAADWDACANPAGDPNGLDLDTLAARNGSCAAAKPAYNPFVSHAFFAAAEASGSACARTGWGPRHLLARLNGEIVGIVPCYLKTHSQGEYVFDRGWADAYERAGGRYYPKLQVSVPFTPATGPRLLIRDGVDREQIGSVLARGLMALCNATNASSVHVTFAREAEAKLLRQHGFLQRNDQQFHWHNEGYGTFEDFLTSLNSRHRKAIKRERREAVAAGITIHHLTGADITEQAWDAFFSFYMETGSRKWGRPYLTRKFFTLVGESMSGDVLLVMAKRNGRWIAGAINFIGADTLFGRNWGALEHHPFLHFEICYYQAIDFAIQRGLKVVEAGAQGEHKLARGYLPQTTYSAHFIADPDLRRAIADYLKRERAYVAEVGRELTEAGPFRKAADEA from the coding sequence ATGGCGTCATCCGAAATCACCCTCGAAGCCGTTCCCTCCGTCAGCGACGTCAAGGCTGCGGACTGGGACGCCTGCGCCAATCCGGCGGGCGATCCGAACGGCCTCGACTTGGACACGCTGGCTGCGCGGAATGGCTCCTGCGCCGCTGCAAAGCCGGCCTATAACCCATTCGTTTCTCATGCTTTTTTTGCCGCAGCGGAAGCCTCTGGTTCGGCCTGCGCTCGCACCGGCTGGGGTCCGCGACACCTTTTGGCACGGCTCAATGGCGAGATCGTCGGCATCGTGCCCTGCTATCTGAAGACACATTCGCAAGGCGAATATGTCTTCGACCGCGGCTGGGCCGATGCCTATGAGCGCGCCGGCGGACGTTATTATCCGAAACTGCAGGTCTCGGTTCCCTTTACGCCTGCCACCGGCCCCCGGCTGTTGATCCGCGACGGCGTCGACCGCGAACAGATCGGCTCGGTGCTGGCGCGCGGGCTGATGGCGCTGTGCAACGCGACCAATGCCTCCTCCGTACATGTGACCTTTGCCCGCGAGGCGGAAGCGAAGTTGTTGCGTCAGCATGGCTTCCTGCAGCGGAACGACCAGCAGTTTCACTGGCACAATGAGGGCTATGGGACATTCGAGGATTTTCTCACCTCGCTGAATTCGCGCCACCGCAAGGCAATCAAGCGCGAGCGGCGCGAGGCGGTCGCCGCCGGAATTACGATCCACCACCTGACCGGAGCCGATATCACCGAGCAAGCCTGGGATGCGTTCTTCTCGTTCTACATGGAGACGGGCTCGCGCAAATGGGGCCGCCCCTACCTCACGCGAAAATTCTTCACGCTGGTCGGCGAGAGCATGAGCGGCGACGTGCTCCTGGTGATGGCCAAACGAAACGGGCGCTGGATCGCGGGTGCCATCAATTTCATCGGAGCGGACACGCTGTTCGGCCGTAATTGGGGCGCGCTCGAGCATCACCCGTTCCTGCATTTCGAGATCTGCTACTATCAGGCGATTGATTTTGCGATCCAGCGCGGCCTGAAAGTCGTCGAGGCCGGCGCGCAAGGCGAACACAAGCTGGCCCGCGGCTACCTGCCGCAAACGACTTACTCCGCGCACTTCATCGCCGACCCCGACCTGCGCCGCGCAATCGCCGACTATCTGAAGCGCGAACGGGCCTATGTGGCGGAGGTCGGACGCGAGTTGACCGAGGCTGGCCCGTTCCGCAAGGCCGCGGACGAGGCTTGA
- a CDS encoding AzlD domain-containing protein has product MSEFFGNPHALLVLVLAGFLPNEIWRMAGLWFGAGVDEGSEVLVWVRAVATAILAGVIAQILVQPPGALAGVPDWLRYGAVATGFAVFMLTRRSIFAGVVSGEIILLAGKWWLG; this is encoded by the coding sequence ATGAGCGAATTTTTCGGCAACCCGCACGCGCTGTTGGTCCTCGTGCTTGCAGGTTTCCTGCCCAACGAGATCTGGCGCATGGCCGGGCTGTGGTTCGGCGCCGGTGTCGACGAGGGCTCGGAAGTCCTGGTGTGGGTGCGGGCGGTGGCGACCGCGATCCTCGCCGGCGTCATCGCGCAAATCCTGGTGCAGCCGCCGGGCGCGCTGGCCGGCGTGCCGGACTGGCTGCGCTATGGCGCGGTCGCTACCGGCTTTGCGGTGTTCATGCTGACGCGACGCTCGATCTTTGCCGGCGTGGTCTCTGGCGAGATCATCCTTCTGGCCGGCAAATGGTGGCTCGGTTGA
- a CDS encoding PilZ domain-containing protein, giving the protein MQDRRESVRDKVMYGGVAEIGDRGATRECIVRNISDHGATIEFSNDVQLPKEQLSLRIARKGRSFLARVIWWRDNFVGVAFRAESPAEPVSDLGERLRRSEIKKRQLQRRIDELLGER; this is encoded by the coding sequence ATGCAGGACCGGCGCGAGAGCGTGCGCGACAAGGTGATGTATGGCGGCGTCGCCGAGATCGGCGACCGCGGCGCGACGCGCGAATGCATCGTCCGCAATATTTCCGATCACGGCGCGACCATCGAATTCAGCAACGACGTGCAGTTGCCGAAGGAGCAGCTCTCGCTGCGCATCGCGCGCAAGGGCCGCTCCTTCCTCGCCAGGGTGATCTGGTGGCGTGACAATTTCGTCGGCGTCGCATTCAGGGCGGAAAGCCCGGCCGAGCCGGTTTCCGATCTCGGAGAGCGGCTGCGCAGAAGCGAGATCAAGAAGCGGCAGCTCCAGCGCCGGATCGACGAGTTGCTCGGCGAGCGCTGA
- a CDS encoding dihydrolipoamide acetyltransferase family protein → MHQFVLPDLGEGLEEAEIVNWYVNEGDHVVTDQPLVSVETDKAVVEVPSPSSGRILHLFGAKGDVVKVGAPLVEFAEGPDQDTGTIVGELGASETPPAAAAPSGPAAGQKAQVFPAVRALARKLDVDLDLVEATGPGGTITRADVERAAKGLSQSGPAELLRGLRRAMAQRMAAAHAEIVPAGVTDEADIDDWRTGEDVTIRLVRAIAVACKAEPALNAWYNSGAGERRLIERIDLGIAVDTGGGLIVPVLRNVAERDVSDLRAGLDRMRADAVARSIPPGELRGATITLSNFGMIGGRFASLIVVPPQVAIIGAGRITQGVVAYRGQPAVRRVLPLSLTFDHRVVTGGEAARFLVALKADLEQFS, encoded by the coding sequence ATGCACCAGTTCGTATTGCCGGATCTGGGAGAGGGCCTCGAAGAGGCGGAGATCGTGAACTGGTATGTCAACGAAGGCGATCACGTCGTCACCGATCAGCCGCTGGTTTCTGTCGAGACGGACAAGGCCGTCGTCGAGGTGCCGTCGCCGTCGAGCGGACGCATCCTGCATCTGTTTGGTGCCAAGGGAGATGTAGTGAAGGTAGGCGCCCCGCTTGTCGAGTTTGCCGAAGGCCCCGACCAGGACACCGGCACAATTGTCGGGGAACTTGGCGCCAGCGAGACGCCGCCGGCAGCAGCGGCACCTTCCGGGCCAGCGGCTGGACAGAAAGCTCAGGTTTTTCCGGCGGTGCGTGCACTGGCCCGCAAGCTCGATGTCGACCTCGATCTGGTCGAAGCTACCGGACCCGGCGGCACCATTACGCGCGCGGATGTGGAACGGGCTGCCAAGGGCTTGTCCCAAAGCGGACCTGCCGAACTCCTGCGCGGTTTGCGGCGCGCGATGGCTCAACGCATGGCGGCGGCTCATGCCGAGATCGTCCCCGCCGGCGTCACCGACGAGGCCGATATCGACGATTGGCGAACCGGCGAGGACGTGACGATCCGGCTGGTGCGCGCGATCGCTGTCGCCTGCAAGGCCGAGCCTGCGCTCAATGCCTGGTACAATTCCGGGGCTGGCGAACGGCGCCTGATCGAGCGTATCGATCTCGGCATCGCCGTCGATACCGGCGGCGGCCTTATCGTTCCCGTGTTGCGCAATGTCGCAGAGCGGGACGTATCGGACTTGCGAGCCGGGCTTGACCGGATGCGGGCAGACGCCGTCGCGCGCTCGATACCTCCGGGAGAGCTGCGCGGGGCGACGATTACACTGTCGAATTTCGGAATGATCGGAGGCCGCTTCGCCAGCCTGATCGTGGTACCGCCACAAGTGGCGATCATCGGCGCCGGCCGGATTACCCAAGGGGTGGTTGCGTACCGCGGCCAGCCGGCGGTGAGGCGCGTGTTGCCACTGTCACTCACCTTCGACCATCGCGTCGTGACAGGCGGCGAAGCTGCTCGCTTCCTGGTCGCGCTCAAGGCGGACCTTGAGCAGTTTTCGTGA
- a CDS encoding RidA family protein has translation MSKLEKLRPSGLHHNPAYSHVVAASGARTIYIAGQVSTDEEGRVVGEGDIAAQTTQVMHNIGLALKAAGASYADIVKITTFVVGYKPELRPIIGKARSVFFEGMEPPASTLVGVTALAAPEWLIEIEAVAVVD, from the coding sequence ATGAGCAAGCTCGAAAAACTTCGGCCAAGCGGACTTCACCACAATCCGGCTTATTCCCACGTCGTCGCCGCGTCGGGCGCGCGCACGATCTATATCGCGGGACAGGTCTCCACCGACGAGGAGGGGCGGGTGGTCGGCGAGGGTGACATAGCCGCGCAGACGACGCAGGTGATGCACAACATTGGCCTGGCGCTGAAAGCCGCCGGGGCGAGTTATGCTGATATCGTGAAAATCACGACCTTCGTCGTCGGCTACAAGCCTGAGCTCCGTCCCATCATCGGCAAGGCGCGCTCGGTGTTTTTTGAAGGCATGGAGCCGCCGGCAAGCACGCTCGTGGGTGTAACCGCGCTTGCGGCCCCTGAATGGCTGATCGAGATTGAGGCAGTGGCCGTCGTCGATTGA
- a CDS encoding glycerophosphodiester phosphodiesterase family protein yields MRAPNWLTARPVAHRGLHDISRGIVENMPAAAQAAVDGNFAIECDIQLSSDGEAMVHHDNALGRLTEGSGALLGMTAAELKAVNFMNTPERMMTLGDLCALVGGRVPLVIEVKSHFDGDRRLVKRMAEVLASYDGPAVGMSFDPDQVVALRELIPGRARGIVAERDYTVEEWPEASAEQRRGMTHLRHAFRTRPHFVAYWVNELPAAAPWIARNVFGLPLLAWTVRTSEQRAQAARYADQIIFEEFLPGT; encoded by the coding sequence GTGCGTGCGCCGAACTGGCTGACGGCACGCCCCGTGGCCCATCGCGGCCTGCATGATATTTCGCGTGGCATCGTCGAAAACATGCCGGCGGCCGCGCAGGCCGCCGTGGACGGCAATTTCGCCATCGAATGCGACATCCAGCTTTCGTCGGATGGCGAGGCAATGGTGCACCACGACAACGCGCTCGGCCGCCTCACCGAGGGTTCGGGCGCGTTGCTCGGCATGACCGCGGCCGAGCTCAAGGCCGTCAATTTCATGAACACGCCGGAGCGGATGATGACGCTCGGCGATCTCTGCGCGCTCGTCGGAGGCCGCGTGCCGTTGGTGATCGAGGTCAAAAGCCATTTCGACGGTGATCGCCGGCTGGTGAAACGGATGGCGGAGGTGCTCGCCTCCTATGACGGCCCTGCGGTCGGGATGTCCTTCGATCCGGATCAGGTGGTAGCGTTGCGGGAACTGATCCCGGGCCGCGCCCGCGGCATCGTGGCCGAACGCGACTATACCGTCGAGGAGTGGCCGGAAGCGTCAGCGGAACAGCGCCGCGGCATGACGCATCTGCGCCACGCCTTCCGCACCCGGCCGCATTTCGTTGCCTATTGGGTGAATGAGCTGCCCGCGGCCGCGCCCTGGATCGCCCGCAACGTCTTCGGCCTGCCGTTGTTGGCGTGGACCGTCCGCACATCGGAGCAGCGTGCGCAGGCGGCGCGCTATGCCGACCAGATCATCTTCGAGGAGTTCCTGCCGGGAACCTGA
- a CDS encoding AzlC family ABC transporter permease: MPLPPLSSPQWKSPIRAFAWGMSSVASIVLTLVLFATYLGIGALAHDSHFSLGWVLGSTLLVWAGPAQIILISTLGSGATAVQAAIAVTVSAIRLFPMVVSVLPLMKTPKTRRRHLVLATHFIAVTLWVECYRLLPKVPRERRIAFTHGLGCGLVTVCMIATTLGYELAAKLPPLFAAAILLLTPLAFLLSTARNCRQISDVLALVLGLSLFPLVSMLHTGVDILISGITVGSIAYGVHWWRERARA, encoded by the coding sequence GTGCCTCTACCTCCGCTCTCTTCTCCCCAATGGAAAAGCCCCATCCGCGCCTTCGCGTGGGGGATGAGTTCGGTCGCGTCCATTGTGCTGACGCTGGTGCTGTTTGCGACCTATCTGGGCATCGGGGCGCTGGCTCATGACAGCCATTTCAGTCTCGGCTGGGTGCTCGGCTCTACGCTGCTGGTCTGGGCGGGGCCGGCGCAGATCATCCTGATCTCGACGCTCGGCTCCGGCGCGACCGCGGTGCAGGCGGCGATTGCGGTGACGGTGAGCGCGATCCGGCTGTTTCCGATGGTGGTGTCGGTGCTGCCGCTGATGAAGACACCCAAGACCAGGCGCCGCCACCTCGTGTTGGCGACGCATTTCATCGCCGTGACGCTGTGGGTCGAATGCTATCGGCTGTTGCCAAAAGTGCCGCGCGAGCGGCGGATTGCGTTCACGCACGGGCTCGGCTGCGGCCTTGTCACCGTATGCATGATCGCAACTACGCTCGGCTACGAGCTTGCCGCCAAGCTGCCGCCGCTGTTTGCCGCGGCGATCCTGCTGCTGACGCCGCTGGCGTTCCTGCTGTCGACGGCACGCAACTGCAGGCAGATATCGGATGTGCTGGCGCTGGTGCTGGGGCTTTCGTTGTTTCCGCTGGTGTCGATGCTGCATACCGGCGTCGATATCCTGATCAGCGGCATCACCGTCGGCAGCATTGCCTACGGCGTGCACTGGTGGCGGGAGAGGGCGCGCGCATGA
- the pdhA gene encoding pyruvate dehydrogenase (acetyl-transferring) E1 component subunit alpha produces the protein MADGGLPVIARFEVRHRNYLAPDGSINRPLPAFASDTDLLTALYRAMMLLRNFDRKAVALQRTGRLGTYAVSLGQEAVSVGVASAMREEDVLLPSYRDNGALIWRGVKLEEILLFWGGDERGNHFSGPVRDFPFCVPVGSQAPHAAGVAYAFKLRKQPRVAVCMFGDGATSKGDVYEAMNFAGVHKLPVVFVATNNQWAISVPLRLQTGCETLAQKAIAAGFIGEQVDGSDVVAMRAAAEDAIAAARDGRGPRFIEAVTYRLGDHTTSDDALRYRSADEVQARWKEEPITRLRSYLVGQKMWSKAQEEQLAAECHERVEAAVERYLATEPRRPETMFDHLYAELPETYAAQRRELAGEGDA, from the coding sequence ATGGCAGACGGAGGACTTCCGGTCATCGCGCGCTTTGAGGTGCGCCACCGCAACTACCTCGCGCCTGACGGCTCGATTAACCGGCCGCTCCCCGCATTCGCCTCCGATACCGATCTTCTCACCGCGCTCTATCGAGCGATGATGCTGCTGCGCAATTTTGACCGAAAGGCTGTTGCATTGCAGCGTACCGGCCGGCTTGGGACCTACGCCGTTTCGCTCGGCCAGGAGGCGGTGTCGGTCGGCGTAGCCAGCGCGATGCGCGAAGAGGACGTCCTGTTGCCCTCCTATCGCGACAACGGTGCGCTGATCTGGCGCGGGGTCAAGCTGGAGGAAATTCTGCTGTTCTGGGGAGGGGACGAGCGGGGCAATCACTTCTCCGGACCGGTTCGGGATTTTCCGTTTTGCGTTCCCGTGGGGTCGCAGGCGCCGCATGCCGCGGGCGTTGCCTATGCCTTCAAGCTTCGCAAGCAGCCGCGTGTCGCCGTATGCATGTTCGGCGATGGCGCCACTTCGAAGGGGGATGTCTACGAGGCGATGAATTTTGCCGGAGTGCACAAGCTGCCGGTCGTTTTCGTCGCCACCAACAATCAATGGGCTATTTCGGTCCCGTTGCGACTACAGACCGGTTGCGAAACGCTGGCGCAGAAAGCCATCGCCGCCGGCTTCATCGGCGAGCAGGTGGACGGCAGCGATGTTGTGGCGATGCGCGCCGCAGCCGAAGACGCCATTGCCGCCGCCCGTGACGGCCGGGGTCCGCGCTTCATCGAGGCAGTCACCTACCGGCTCGGCGATCATACGACCTCCGATGACGCGTTACGCTATCGTTCGGCTGACGAAGTCCAGGCCCGCTGGAAAGAAGAGCCGATTACGCGCCTGAGGAGCTACCTCGTCGGTCAAAAAATGTGGAGCAAGGCGCAGGAGGAACAGCTCGCGGCGGAGTGCCATGAGCGCGTCGAGGCGGCGGTCGAGCGCTACCTGGCAACAGAGCCACGCCGACCCGAGACCATGTTCGATCATCTCTATGCCGAGCTGCCCGAGACGTACGCCGCGCAGCGCCGCGAACTCGCGGGAGAGGGCGATGCCTGA
- a CDS encoding cell envelope integrity EipB family protein, which produces MASPFPIPVRALVFSAAAILLSGSANGPALAGASGPFLSHRALYELKLVKSRGSNAISGARGRILYNFSGSACEGYTSEFRQVSELDSGEGRLTLSDLRSHSWEDAAGKSYRFKIDTRMNDTDSAPIDGVAERVGDRITVKLKQPVAKTFELDGKVVFPTEQIQHIIAAARAGKSVLELMVYDGSDNGEKVYNTLSVIGKPIPGTQSIASPDPSTANDQMKALTRWPVTVSYYDRDAKAKDGEQTPVYAMSFELFENGVSRALVLDYNDFVIAGAMGRFDVRDSKPCK; this is translated from the coding sequence ATGGCTAGCCCGTTCCCGATTCCGGTTCGTGCTTTGGTGTTTTCGGCTGCGGCGATTTTGCTCTCAGGCTCGGCAAACGGTCCGGCGCTGGCTGGTGCCAGCGGGCCGTTTCTCTCACATCGGGCCCTCTATGAGCTGAAGCTGGTCAAGTCGCGCGGGTCCAATGCGATATCGGGTGCGCGCGGGCGCATCCTCTACAATTTTTCGGGCAGCGCCTGCGAGGGCTACACCTCTGAATTTCGTCAGGTATCGGAACTCGACAGCGGCGAGGGCAGGTTGACGCTGAGCGATCTTCGCTCGCATTCCTGGGAAGATGCCGCCGGCAAGAGCTATCGTTTCAAGATCGATACCCGCATGAACGATACCGACTCCGCGCCGATCGACGGCGTGGCGGAACGGGTCGGCGACCGCATCACGGTCAAGCTGAAACAGCCGGTTGCGAAGACGTTCGAGCTCGACGGCAAGGTCGTATTCCCGACCGAGCAGATCCAGCACATCATCGCCGCCGCGCGCGCGGGCAAGTCGGTGCTGGAGCTGATGGTCTATGACGGTTCGGATAATGGCGAGAAGGTCTACAATACGCTATCGGTGATTGGGAAGCCGATCCCGGGCACCCAAAGCATCGCTTCGCCCGACCCGTCGACCGCCAACGACCAGATGAAGGCGCTGACCCGCTGGCCCGTGACCGTGAGCTACTACGACCGCGACGCCAAGGCGAAAGACGGCGAGCAGACGCCGGTTTACGCGATGTCGTTCGAGCTCTTTGAGAACGGCGTCTCCCGCGCGCTGGTGCTCGATTACAACGATTTCGTGATTGCGGGTGCCATGGGCCGGTTCGACGTCAGGGATTCCAAACCGTGTAAGTGA
- the tsaA gene encoding tRNA (N6-threonylcarbamoyladenosine(37)-N6)-methyltransferase TrmO, translating to MAQDTKLREGEVTVDMPPARDAGLVFIGRIRTPWKSRLETPRQGRHDGPVCRLEIFEPWVPAIKGVDFYENLEVIYWLHHSRRDLVLQSPKNNRKTRGTFSLRSPVRPNPIGTSIVKFVAVEGNTILVRGLDCLDETPLLDVKPDRCEFSPLAQPKGGDFETE from the coding sequence ATGGCTCAGGACACCAAACTGCGCGAGGGCGAAGTTACCGTCGATATGCCGCCGGCCCGCGATGCCGGGCTGGTGTTCATCGGCCGCATCCGCACGCCCTGGAAGTCGCGGCTGGAAACGCCGCGGCAGGGCCGCCACGATGGCCCGGTCTGCCGGCTCGAGATTTTCGAGCCCTGGGTGCCCGCGATCAAGGGCGTCGACTTCTATGAAAATCTCGAAGTGATCTATTGGCTGCATCACTCGCGCCGCGATCTCGTGCTGCAGAGCCCGAAGAACAACCGGAAAACCCGCGGCACCTTCTCGCTGCGCTCGCCGGTACGGCCCAATCCGATCGGCACCTCGATCGTGAAATTCGTCGCCGTGGAGGGTAACACGATCCTGGTGCGCGGCCTCGACTGTCTCGACGAGACGCCGCTGCTGGACGTCAAGCCGGACCGCTGCGAGTTCTCGCCGCTGGCACAGCCGAAGGGCGGGGATTTCGAGACGGAGTAG
- a CDS encoding RidA family protein: MAGTVEQKLAAQGITLNEPRTPMANYVGFVRSGNLLFVSGQVCANAEGKLIAKGKLGAGVTIEQGYAAAQGCGVNLLAQVKAALGDLDKVVRVVRLGGFINSAPDFLDGPKVLNGASDLMVTAFGDKGRHARTTVGVASLPSDAAVEVDAIFEVS, from the coding sequence ATGGCGGGTACGGTCGAACAGAAGCTGGCGGCACAAGGCATCACGCTGAACGAGCCCCGCACCCCGATGGCGAACTATGTCGGCTTCGTGCGCTCGGGCAACCTGCTGTTCGTCTCCGGCCAGGTCTGCGCCAATGCGGAAGGCAAGCTGATCGCCAAGGGCAAGCTCGGGGCCGGCGTCACGATCGAACAGGGCTATGCCGCGGCGCAGGGCTGTGGCGTCAACCTGCTGGCCCAGGTCAAGGCCGCGCTCGGCGATCTCGACAAGGTGGTTCGCGTGGTCAGGCTCGGCGGCTTCATCAATTCCGCGCCTGATTTCCTCGACGGGCCGAAGGTGCTCAACGGCGCCTCGGACCTGATGGTCACCGCATTCGGCGACAAGGGCCGGCATGCCCGCACCACCGTCGGCGTCGCTTCTCTCCCCTCGGACGCTGCCGTCGAGGTCGACGCCATCTTCGAGGTATCCTGA
- a CDS encoding alpha-ketoacid dehydrogenase subunit beta: protein MPEMTLVEAVNLALARAMEDDPDVVVLGEDVGINGGVFRATVGLQTRFGPERVLDTPLAELLISGLCVGMAAQGLKPVGEIQFMGFLYPCIDQLVNHASRIRNRTQGRLTCPMVLRTPHGAGIRAPEHHSESTEAMLAHIPGLRVVIPSSPERAYGLLLAAIRDPDPVVFLEPTRIYRAAKGEVEDDGEALPLDVAFVLRKGRDVTLISWGGMLKETMAAADALAADGIAAEVIDLATLKPYDEITVLGSVAKTGRCVIVHEATRTGGFGAEIAALIAERALTSLLAPVARVTGYDTIIPMARLEHHMMPSVDRIVTAARQACQFS from the coding sequence ATGCCTGAAATGACGTTGGTCGAAGCCGTCAATCTGGCGCTCGCCCGCGCCATGGAGGATGATCCTGATGTCGTCGTGCTTGGCGAAGATGTCGGCATCAACGGCGGCGTGTTCCGCGCGACCGTCGGGCTGCAAACGCGTTTCGGCCCGGAGCGCGTCCTCGATACGCCGCTTGCCGAACTCCTGATCAGCGGACTCTGCGTCGGCATGGCGGCACAGGGGTTGAAGCCTGTTGGCGAGATCCAGTTCATGGGATTTCTGTATCCCTGCATCGATCAACTGGTGAACCACGCCTCCCGAATCCGCAACCGCACCCAGGGACGGCTCACCTGCCCAATGGTGCTGCGTACGCCGCATGGCGCCGGCATTCGCGCGCCGGAGCATCATTCCGAAAGCACCGAGGCGATGCTCGCCCATATCCCAGGCTTGCGCGTTGTCATTCCCTCGTCGCCGGAACGCGCATACGGACTGCTGCTCGCCGCGATCCGCGATCCCGATCCGGTGGTATTTCTGGAGCCGACCCGCATTTACCGCGCGGCGAAAGGCGAAGTGGAAGACGACGGCGAGGCTTTGCCGCTGGATGTCGCTTTTGTCCTGCGGAAAGGCCGCGATGTCACGCTGATAAGCTGGGGTGGGATGCTGAAGGAAACCATGGCGGCGGCCGACGCGCTGGCTGCTGACGGCATCGCCGCCGAGGTCATCGATCTCGCCACGCTCAAGCCCTATGATGAAATCACGGTGCTCGGTTCGGTCGCAAAAACCGGGCGTTGTGTCATCGTGCACGAGGCGACGCGGACCGGCGGATTCGGAGCCGAGATCGCCGCGCTGATCGCCGAACGCGCTTTGACCTCTCTGCTCGCGCCTGTAGCCCGCGTCACCGGCTACGACACCATCATTCCGATGGCGCGGCTCGAGCATCATATGATGCCATCGGTCGATCGTATCGTGACGGCCGCGCGCCAAGCGTGCCAGTTCAGTTGA
- a CDS encoding lytic transglycosylase domain-containing protein has protein sequence MQRGRFLRALWCTLSLLSSFAHAFAEDAGEATRSSATASPKPATARESEAREAMCLMIESAARASDLPLEFFARVIWQESRFQPDAVGPVTRSGARAQGIAQFMPGTANERGLLDPFSPVQALPKSAEFLDELRQQFGNLGLAAAAYNAGPRRVQEWLAGTGGMPQETRNYVIAITGSTVEEWAAAGRSGKMPGLARTSNCRELMALLKQAPNPFVAGLEQRVKLAAAKVWGVQLAAGFSRDKALAMYGRAVSRLSSVIGNRDPSILASRLRSRGPATFYQVRFGADTRGEADDLCNRIRKVGGACFVLRNRGVPG, from the coding sequence ATGCAAAGAGGTCGGTTTCTTCGCGCCCTATGGTGCACGTTGTCGCTCTTGTCCTCATTTGCGCATGCCTTCGCGGAGGACGCGGGTGAGGCTACCCGGTCGAGCGCGACAGCCAGCCCAAAACCGGCCACTGCGCGCGAGAGCGAGGCGCGCGAGGCGATGTGCCTGATGATCGAGTCGGCAGCCAGGGCGTCGGACCTGCCGCTGGAGTTCTTCGCGCGCGTGATCTGGCAGGAGAGCCGATTTCAGCCCGATGCGGTGGGGCCGGTGACGCGGAGCGGTGCGCGGGCACAGGGAATTGCGCAGTTCATGCCGGGTACGGCGAACGAACGTGGCCTGCTTGACCCTTTCAGTCCCGTGCAGGCGCTGCCCAAATCGGCCGAGTTTCTCGACGAGTTGCGCCAGCAATTCGGCAATCTCGGGCTGGCAGCGGCAGCGTACAATGCCGGTCCGCGGCGCGTGCAGGAATGGCTGGCCGGCACCGGCGGGATGCCGCAGGAAACCCGCAACTACGTGATCGCCATCACCGGCTCGACGGTGGAGGAGTGGGCCGCGGCGGGACGAAGCGGCAAGATGCCGGGGCTAGCCCGGACCTCGAACTGCCGCGAATTGATGGCGCTCTTGAAACAGGCGCCCAATCCCTTTGTCGCCGGGCTGGAGCAGCGCGTGAAGCTCGCCGCCGCGAAGGTGTGGGGCGTGCAGCTCGCCGCCGGCTTTTCCCGCGACAAGGCGCTTGCGATGTATGGGCGCGCGGTCTCGCGGCTTTCGAGCGTGATCGGCAATCGCGACCCCAGCATTCTCGCCTCGCGCCTGCGCAGCCGCGGCCCGGCGACGTTCTACCAAGTGCGATTTGGCGCCGACACACGCGGCGAGGCCGACGACCTCTGCAACCGCATCCGCAAGGTGGGCGGGGCGTGCTTTGTGCTAAGGAACAGGGGCGTGCCGGGGTGA
- a CDS encoding HIT domain-containing protein: MPAYDTNNPFAKILRGEFPCHKVYEDDHVMAFLDIMPRSPGHTLVIPKVPARNILDITPDDYAHVARAAHKIAAAAMKAFKADGITVQQFNEPAGGQVVFHLHMHVMPRHDGVALLPPASRKEDVKVLEDNATKLMAALG, from the coding sequence ATGCCCGCCTATGATACCAACAACCCCTTCGCAAAAATCCTGCGCGGCGAGTTTCCCTGCCACAAGGTTTATGAGGACGACCATGTGATGGCCTTCCTCGACATCATGCCGCGTTCGCCCGGCCATACGCTGGTGATCCCCAAGGTCCCTGCCCGCAACATCCTCGATATCACGCCCGACGATTACGCCCACGTCGCGCGCGCCGCCCACAAAATCGCCGCCGCCGCGATGAAGGCCTTCAAGGCGGACGGCATCACCGTGCAGCAATTCAACGAGCCCGCTGGCGGGCAGGTCGTGTTTCATTTGCACATGCATGTGATGCCGCGCCACGATGGCGTGGCGCTACTGCCGCCCGCAAGCCGCAAGGAAGATGTCAAGGTGCTGGAGGACAACGCGACCAAGCTGATGGCGGCGCTGGGGTAG